In SAR324 cluster bacterium, the genomic window CCTTGTGAATATATATTTGAATCAGTTTGAATGTATTAAATAAAATGAACAAAATCGAACAAGACGTTCGAGACGGATTGCTTACACTGCGCTTTGCTCCGTTCCAGCAACCGCTCAACTCAGCGTTGGACAGAACCGCCATGAGGCGGGGACGCTTAACGACGCCCAAACTGCTGAAATTAAAATAGATATAAGAATTCAGAAGGGTGGAATGATCAAGGGAGTTCAGCAGATATTTCAGGAAGGCTATGCGGAGTATGAGCGGAGTCACGCTGTGTCGAAGTCGATGAGGGATACGGCCTGGAGCGTGATGAACTGCCGGACGGCGGTGCTGGGAGGATATCAGGAAGTCTGTGAAGCGGGACATTTTGAAAAGAATCATTATAATTCGTGCCGTAACCGTCAGTGTCCACAGTGCAATACCGCACAGAATGAGAAGTGGCTGGAGTTTCAGCGCTCGCGTCTGCTGGACTGCGCGCATTATCACGTGATCTTCACGTTGCCGCATTCCTTGAACGGATTATGGAAACACAATGAGCGTGAGATGACGAATTTGTTGTTTCAGAACGCCAGCGCGACGTTGCGGGAATTGCTGGAAGATGAAACATATCTGGGCGCGGAAGCGGGCTGGATCGCGTCGTTGCATACGTGGAGCCGTGATCTGAGTCTGCATCCGCACCTGCATGTTCTGATCACCGCGGGTGGTCTGAACGAGGAGCGATGGGTGGAAAAAACGGGAAATATCCTGCTGCCGTTCCGGGTGGTTCGTGACCTGTTTCGCGGAAAAATGAGAGCGTCGCTGAGCGAACAACTGGAGTCTGGAACGCTGAAGGTTCCCCCGTCGGCTACGCTTCAGGGTTGCCTGAACGAACTCAACCGGTTGGGCCGTCAGCCGTGGAATGTGAAACTGTGTCCCCGTTATGAGCATGGTCAGGGCGTGCTGCTGTATCTGTCAAAGTACCTGCGGGGTGGTCCGGTGAGCGACCGGCGGATTCTGTCGCTGGAACACGGACGGGTTCGTCTCAAGACCGGGCGTGGGTCTGAGGCCCGATCGGTGGAGTATGGCGTCAGTACGTTTATTCAACGGTTTTTGCGGCATGTTCCTCCCAAAAACAGTATTCGGGTCCGGTCCTATGGTCTGTATTCCAATAGCGCCCGTCAGACATCCTGGGAAACGGCGAACCGGAGTCTGGGGCAGAACGGGGCGGCCAGAACGTCCTCGCCCATG contains:
- a CDS encoding transposase: MIKGVQQIFQEGYAEYERSHAVSKSMRDTAWSVMNCRTAVLGGYQEVCEAGHFEKNHYNSCRNRQCPQCNTAQNEKWLEFQRSRLLDCAHYHVIFTLPHSLNGLWKHNEREMTNLLFQNASATLRELLEDETYLGAEAGWIASLHTWSRDLSLHPHLHVLITAGGLNEERWVEKTGNILLPFRVVRDLFRGKMRASLSEQLESGTLKVPPSATLQGCLNELNRLGRQPWNVKLCPRYEHGQGVLLYLSKYLRGGPVSDRRILSLEHGRVRLKTGRGSEARSVEYGVSTFIQRFLRHVPPKNSIRVRSYGLYSNSARQTSWETANRSLGQNGAARTSSPMKVQRQVSLKLAEKLWSPANCPVCGKTLHVRVLPEIRNPARRKETVPRAERKDAA